GCAGGAGTGCCTGTTACGCCGGGAAGTGACATATTAGAAAGCCTTGATATGGCTTATTTAGCGGCAGAAAAAATAGGTTATCCTGTTATCTTAAAAGCAAGAGCAGGAGGCGGCGGAAAAGGAATCAGAGTGGTAAGGGAAAAAGGAGAATTATCGTCAGCTTATGACCTTGTCAAAAAGGAAGCTAAAAGCTCTTTTTCCGATGATGCTGTATTTATGGAAAAGTATCTGGAAAACGTTAAACATGTGGAAGTCCAGATACTTGGTGACTTAAAGGGCAAGATAATTGTCCTTGGTGACAGGGACTGCTCTGTGCAGAGAAAAAATCAAAAACTTATTGAAGAATGTCCTGCTCCGGTTCTATCAGACGAGCTTAGAAGGCAGATGTATGAGGCATCTAAGAGACTGGCTTCTGAAGTTGGCTATGTGACAGCAGGAACAATAGAATACCTGGTAAAAGGTTGTTCTTTTTACTTTATGGAGATGAACACCAGATTACAGGTTGAACATTCTGTAACGGAAATGGTCTCGGGAGTTGACATAGTTGAGTGGCAGATCAGAACTGCAGCAGGTGTGGAAATAAGCTTCGATCAGGATGAGATTTTCAGCAACAAACATGCTATTGAATGCAGAATATGTGCTGAAAATTCTAAAAACTTTACTCCTTCAACAGGAAAGGTTGAAATGCTCCATGTTCCCGGAGGCGTAGATGTGAGATTTGACTCAGCTCTTTATACAAATTATGTAGTAACTCCGTTCTACGACTCTATGCTTGGGAAACTTATTGTGTGTGCAGGC
The sequence above is a segment of the Butyrivibrio proteoclasticus B316 genome. Coding sequences within it:
- a CDS encoding acetyl-CoA carboxylase biotin carboxylase subunit; the encoded protein is MFEKVLIANRGEVAVRIIRACKEMGIETIAVYSEADRQALHVEMADESYCIGGPLLKDSYLNMDAIITVALKTGAAAIHPGYGLLSENPEFARKCEENNIVLIGPGSAVMEKMGQKELAREIAVKAGVPVTPGSDILESLDMAYLAAEKIGYPVILKARAGGGGKGIRVVREKGELSSAYDLVKKEAKSSFSDDAVFMEKYLENVKHVEVQILGDLKGKIIVLGDRDCSVQRKNQKLIEECPAPVLSDELRRQMYEASKRLASEVGYVTAGTIEYLVKGCSFYFMEMNTRLQVEHSVTEMVSGVDIVEWQIRTAAGVEISFDQDEIFSNKHAIECRICAENSKNFTPSTGKVEMLHVPGGVDVRFDSALYTNYVVTPFYDSMLGKLIVCAGSRDGAIRKMRSALSEFVLVGVDNNRDMHMKFMNDNKFIAGNYDTTICQKVL